TTTTAGTAAAAGGTATTAGGGGATCATTTGTTTTGTGTGGCATTCCACCATGCCCACCTTTAGCTATAATTTTACAATCAAACTCTGTTGCTTGAGCAAAAAAAGGACCGGCTTTAGTTGAAACAGTTCCTTCCTCTAAGTCTGGGAAAAGATGGAATGAGTAGATCTCTTTTACTTTATATTTTTCTAATAAACCAGCTTCACAAATAAACTTGGCTCCACCAGGTCCCTCCTCAGCAGGTTGGAATATTAAAAGAGTACTGATGCTTTTATTTTTAATAGTAGTTAGATACTGAGCAAAACCTAAGAGAGCAGCAGTATGTCCATCGTGTCCACATGCATGCATAAAGCCAGAGTGCTTTGATGAAAACTCACAGGTATTTTCTTCTTGAATAGAAAGAGCGTCTATATCAGCTCTAAAAGCTTTACAATACTCTGAATTTCCGGGAATGAAAACATAAACTCCCGTTTCGCAGATTATATTGGGATTATAACCCATAGCTGTAAGAGCTTCAATTATATATTTTTGAGTTTTGAACTCTTTAAAACCAACTTCTGGAATTTGATGTAAATCTCTTCTGTATTTAGTAATGCTATTTAATAGAAAATTCATGGTAACCTCCTAAAGAATAATTAATTAATAATATTCTTTTTTTTTTATAAAAACAAATTTTTAAAAAAACAATTCATATTTTAAGAACTTTATAAATATAAAATTGTAATAAAATATTTATTTATTTGAAATTTATATGAACAAAAAAAATAAGAAATTGATAAATTTAAAATCATGATTAAAAGAAGTAAAATATATATAAAAACTTTGAGAGGTGCATAGTGATGAGAGTTGTTTTGAAA
This genomic window from Cetobacterium sp. ZOR0034 contains:
- a CDS encoding M20 family metallopeptidase; this encodes MNFLLNSITKYRRDLHQIPEVGFKEFKTQKYIIEALTAMGYNPNIICETGVYVFIPGNSEYCKAFRADIDALSIQEENTCEFSSKHSGFMHACGHDGHTAALLGFAQYLTTIKNKSISTLLIFQPAEEGPGGAKFICEAGLLEKYKVKEIYSFHLFPDLEEGTVSTKAGPFFAQATEFDCKIIAKGGHGGMPHKTNDPLIPFTKIIDSYQTIISRNLSPFSAGVITVGQFNGGTVRNIIPNSVDFHGTIRAYSQEDTENIIKRMKDIHRGTELAFNIKVEDEFRILYPAVINDAKLYNKFLNVSNNFNFIEGETLALAEDFAFYGEKVPAVFFLLGTKNKKKNFVSPLHSSTFNFDEKVLLEGIKLFTKIWEDNNEI